Proteins from a genomic interval of Streptomyces sp. Tu6071:
- the deoC gene encoding deoxyribose-phosphate aldolase produces MPTTPPAPSPAPRAAAGAAFAEVSASDASLRRFLHGLPGVDPVGLEARAAALGTRSVKTAAKVRAIDLAISMIDLTTLEGADTPGKVRSLAAKALHPDPTDRSAPRVAAVCVYPDMVATAKETLAGSEVRIASVATAFPAGRAPLAVKLADVESALAAGADEIDMVIDRGAFLAGRYAKVYEEIVAVREAIGTRARLKVIFETGELSTYDNILRASWLGMLGGADFIKTSTGKVGVNATPANTLLMLQAVRDFRAAHGEQVGVKPAGGIRTTKDAIKFLVLVAETAGEDWLSNAWFRFGASGLLGDLLMQRQKLATGRYSGPDYVTVD; encoded by the coding sequence ATGCCCACGACTCCCCCCGCCCCCTCCCCCGCGCCACGGGCCGCCGCCGGGGCCGCGTTCGCCGAAGTGAGCGCCTCCGACGCCTCGTTGCGGCGCTTCCTGCACGGCCTGCCCGGTGTCGACCCGGTCGGCCTGGAGGCGCGTGCCGCCGCGCTCGGGACGCGGTCCGTGAAGACGGCCGCGAAGGTCCGCGCGATCGATCTGGCGATCTCGATGATCGACCTCACGACGCTCGAAGGCGCCGACACCCCCGGCAAGGTCCGTTCGCTCGCCGCCAAGGCGCTGCACCCGGACCCCACCGACCGCTCCGCGCCCCGCGTCGCCGCCGTCTGCGTCTACCCCGACATGGTCGCGACGGCGAAGGAGACGCTGGCGGGCAGTGAGGTCCGTATCGCGTCGGTGGCGACCGCGTTCCCGGCCGGGCGCGCCCCGCTCGCCGTGAAGCTCGCGGACGTCGAGTCCGCGCTCGCGGCGGGCGCCGACGAGATCGACATGGTCATCGACCGCGGCGCCTTCCTCGCGGGCCGGTACGCGAAGGTGTACGAGGAGATCGTCGCCGTGCGCGAGGCGATCGGGACCCGCGCCCGGCTCAAGGTCATCTTCGAGACCGGGGAGTTGTCCACGTACGACAACATCCTGCGCGCCTCGTGGCTCGGGATGCTCGGCGGCGCGGACTTCATCAAGACCTCGACGGGCAAGGTCGGCGTCAACGCGACCCCGGCGAACACGCTGCTCATGCTCCAGGCGGTACGGGACTTCCGCGCGGCGCACGGGGAACAGGTCGGGGTGAAGCCGGCCGGTGGCATCCGGACCACGAAGGACGCGATCAAGTTCCTCGTCCTCGTCGCCGAGACGGCGGGCGAGGACTGGCTGAGCAACGCCTGGTTCCGCTTCGGCGCCTCGGGGCTGCTCGGCGACCTGCTCATGCAGCGCCAGAAGCTGGCCACGGGCCGCTACTCCGGCCCCGATTACGTGACGGTGGACTGA
- a CDS encoding PH domain-containing protein, producing the protein MTTPDPAAPEPDPAAPEPSPAAPEPSPAAPDRIYRSPAGIAAGVFLLILSGWLGADAIILGEGRTPWIAIAALLCVIPLITAFTLRPAVYANTERLRVRNPFRTIVLPWKAVATLRSGYSNEVVDADGKVFQLWALPVSLRGRKRAARAEARAMSRGEGKAGHTATSVHEVRHPQGDVALGELRELAGDTDSPHQGLTEARWCWSVIAPAAAGALLLIILLLV; encoded by the coding sequence ATGACGACCCCCGACCCGGCCGCTCCCGAGCCCGACCCGGCCGCCCCCGAGCCCTCGCCGGCCGCCCCCGAGCCCTCGCCGGCCGCTCCCGACCGGATCTACCGCTCGCCCGCCGGCATCGCCGCCGGTGTCTTCCTGCTGATCCTGAGCGGGTGGCTGGGCGCCGACGCCATCATCCTGGGCGAAGGCCGCACCCCGTGGATCGCGATCGCCGCGCTGCTGTGCGTGATCCCGCTGATCACCGCCTTCACGCTGCGGCCCGCCGTGTACGCGAACACGGAGCGGCTGCGCGTCCGCAACCCCTTCCGCACGATCGTGCTGCCCTGGAAGGCCGTCGCCACGCTCCGCTCCGGCTACTCGAACGAGGTCGTCGACGCGGACGGCAAGGTCTTCCAGCTGTGGGCGCTCCCCGTCTCGCTGCGCGGCCGCAAGCGCGCGGCGCGCGCCGAGGCGCGCGCGATGAGCAGGGGGGAGGGGAAGGCGGGCCACACCGCCACCTCCGTGCACGAGGTCCGCCACCCGCAGGGCGACGTGGCCCTCGGCGAACTGCGCGAACTCGCGGGTGACACGGACTCCCCGCACCAGGGCCTCACCGAGGCGCGCTGGTGCTGGAGCGTCATCGCCCCGGCCGCCGCGGGCGCGCTCCTGCTGATCATCCTGCTGCTGGTCTGA
- a CDS encoding DNA-3-methyladenine glycosylase family protein produces the protein MPTFSLTPKGPFALSAALRFLADFTPAAHPVEDDGVLRLAFPADDGLHVVGCAVRQPGDAGAVRVSWTSDGAAPAAVRAQVARVLSLDVDGSGFPAVGEADPLVGRLQAEFPGLRPVCFHSPYEAAAWAVVDNRLRMTRAAAVKDGLARTYGETLTVAGRAAHAFPVPGVLRGLDPVPGLSAVKTQRLHALAEAALDGRLDAAALRALPPGEALARLRELPGIGPFGAELVLVRGAGHPDLFPRAEPRLHEVMARAYGLPGTPDALAPVAARWHPYRSWAALLLRAGEGRVRPAAG, from the coding sequence GTGCCCACGTTTTCGCTGACGCCGAAGGGGCCCTTCGCCCTGTCCGCCGCCCTCCGCTTCCTGGCGGACTTCACGCCCGCCGCGCATCCCGTCGAGGACGACGGCGTCCTGCGGCTCGCCTTCCCGGCGGACGACGGCCTCCACGTCGTCGGCTGCGCGGTGCGGCAGCCCGGGGACGCGGGAGCGGTACGGGTCTCCTGGACGTCTGACGGGGCCGCGCCCGCCGCCGTACGGGCCCAGGTGGCGCGCGTCCTGTCGCTCGACGTGGACGGGAGCGGGTTCCCGGCCGTGGGCGAGGCCGATCCCCTGGTGGGGCGGCTCCAGGCGGAGTTCCCGGGACTGCGCCCGGTGTGTTTCCACTCGCCGTACGAGGCCGCCGCGTGGGCCGTGGTCGACAACCGGCTGCGGATGACGCGCGCGGCGGCGGTGAAGGACGGACTGGCCCGTACGTACGGGGAGACCCTGACGGTCGCGGGCCGGGCGGCGCACGCGTTCCCGGTCCCCGGCGTGCTGCGCGGCCTCGATCCCGTACCGGGCCTGAGCGCGGTCAAGACGCAGCGGCTGCACGCGCTCGCCGAGGCGGCGCTGGACGGGCGTCTCGACGCGGCGGCGCTCCGCGCCCTGCCGCCCGGGGAGGCCCTCGCCCGCCTGCGCGAACTCCCCGGCATCGGCCCCTTCGGCGCGGAGCTGGTCCTCGTCAGGGGCGCGGGCCACCCGGACCTGTTCCCCCGCGCGGAGCCCCGGCTGCACGAGGTGATGGCGCGGGCGTACGGCCTGCCGGGGACGCCGGACGCGCTCGCCCCCGTCGCGGCGCGCTGGCACCCGTACCGGAGCTGGGCTGCCCTGCTCCTGCGCGCGGGGGAAGGACGGGTCAGACCAGCAGCAGGATGA
- a CDS encoding phospho-sugar mutase codes for MVDKDDAKDLIDRARRWLAEDPDPDTRAELAALLDAEDLDALRDRFAGLLRFGTAGLRGELGAGPSRMNRAVVIRAAAGLAAFLREHGKGDGLVVVGYDARHKSADFARDTAAVLTGAGLRAAVLPRPLPTPVLAFAIGHLGAVAGVEVTASHNPPRDNGYKVYLGFGYPEPGEGAGSQIVAPADAEIAAGIEAVDALAEVPRAEDGWTVLGDEVLEAYVERAVSVLAPGSPRTARVVHTALHGVGTETVTAAFARAGFPAPVPVAEQAAPDPDFPTVAFPNPEEPGAMDLAFATARAHEGADLIVANDPDADRCAVAVPDASADAGWRMLTGDEVGALLATHLLRRGERGVFAESIVSSTLLGTLARAAGVPHAETLTGFKWISRVPGLRYGYEEALGYCVDPEGVRDKDGITAALLVTEFASVLKEEGRTLSDALDDLAREHGLHATAQLSARVADLSLIPAAMDRLRQSPPVRLAGLTVTSADDLSLPKDGLPPTDGLRYTLGTPSPEGAGSSPEGAGSSPEGVRGRVVVRPSGTEPKLKCYLEIVLPAGLPVPEARERATALLAELKRDVGAAAGV; via the coding sequence GTGGTGGACAAGGACGACGCGAAGGACCTCATCGACCGTGCCCGCCGCTGGCTGGCCGAGGACCCCGACCCGGACACGCGTGCCGAACTGGCCGCGCTGCTCGACGCGGAGGACCTCGATGCGCTGCGGGACCGCTTCGCGGGCCTGCTCCGCTTCGGCACGGCGGGGCTGCGCGGCGAGCTGGGGGCGGGTCCCTCACGGATGAACCGGGCCGTCGTGATCCGCGCCGCGGCCGGGCTCGCGGCCTTCCTGCGGGAGCACGGCAAGGGGGACGGGCTCGTCGTCGTCGGCTACGACGCGCGCCACAAGTCGGCGGACTTCGCGCGCGACACCGCCGCCGTGCTGACCGGCGCCGGACTGCGCGCCGCCGTCCTGCCCCGGCCCCTGCCCACGCCCGTCCTCGCCTTCGCGATCGGGCACCTCGGCGCGGTCGCCGGGGTCGAGGTCACCGCGAGCCACAACCCGCCGCGCGACAACGGCTACAAGGTCTACCTCGGCTTCGGCTACCCGGAGCCCGGCGAGGGCGCGGGCTCGCAGATCGTCGCTCCGGCGGACGCCGAGATCGCCGCCGGGATCGAGGCGGTCGACGCGCTGGCGGAGGTGCCGCGCGCCGAGGACGGGTGGACGGTACTCGGGGACGAGGTACTGGAGGCGTACGTGGAGCGCGCGGTCTCCGTGCTCGCGCCCGGCTCGCCCCGTACCGCCCGTGTCGTGCACACCGCGCTGCACGGCGTCGGCACGGAGACCGTCACGGCGGCCTTCGCGCGGGCCGGTTTCCCCGCGCCCGTGCCGGTCGCCGAACAGGCCGCGCCCGACCCGGACTTCCCGACCGTGGCCTTCCCCAACCCGGAGGAACCGGGCGCGATGGACCTCGCGTTCGCGACGGCGCGGGCGCACGAGGGCGCGGACCTGATCGTCGCGAACGACCCGGACGCGGACCGCTGCGCCGTCGCCGTGCCGGACGCCTCGGCCGACGCGGGCTGGCGGATGCTCACGGGCGACGAGGTCGGCGCGCTGCTCGCCACGCACCTGCTGCGGCGCGGCGAGCGCGGCGTCTTCGCCGAGTCGATCGTCTCCTCGACGCTCCTCGGCACCCTCGCCCGCGCGGCCGGGGTCCCGCACGCGGAGACGCTGACGGGCTTCAAGTGGATCTCGCGGGTCCCCGGGCTGCGGTACGGGTACGAGGAGGCGCTCGGCTACTGCGTGGACCCCGAGGGCGTGCGCGACAAGGACGGGATCACGGCGGCGCTCCTCGTCACGGAGTTCGCCTCCGTCCTCAAGGAGGAGGGCCGTACGCTCTCCGACGCGCTCGACGACCTCGCGCGCGAGCACGGCCTGCACGCGACGGCGCAGCTCTCCGCCCGCGTCGCCGACCTCTCCCTCATCCCCGCAGCGATGGACCGCCTGCGCCAGTCCCCGCCCGTGCGCCTCGCGGGCCTGACCGTCACCTCGGCGGACGACCTCAGCCTCCCGAAGGACGGCCTTCCCCCCACGGACGGACTGCGCTACACCCTGGGCACTCCCTCGCCGGAGGGAGCTGGTTCCTCGCCGGAGGGAGCCGGTTCCTCGCCGGAGGGCGTACGGGGCAGGGTCGTCGTCCGGCCGAGCGGCACCGAGCCGAAGCTCAAGTGCTACCTGGAGATCGTCCTCCCGGCCGGGCTGCCGGTGCCGGAGGCCCGGGAACGCGCGACGGCACTGCTCGCCGAGCTGAAGCGGGACGTGGGGGCGGCGGCGGGGGTGTAG
- a CDS encoding purine-nucleoside phosphorylase: MNASVIPDDIQGDPFAAARAAAARLGELTGAETHDVALVMGSGWVPAAEALGTADHDLSFTDLPGFPPPAVEGHAGRIRSYSGLGGKRALVFLGRTHYYEGRGVDAVAHNVRTAVAAGCKTIVLTNGCGGLRAGMRPGQPVLISDHLNLTATSPIHGANFVDLTDLYSPRLRALCKEIDPTLEEGVYVQFRGPHYETPAEIGMVRAMGGDLVGMSTVLEAIAAREAGAEVLGISLVTNLAAGLTGEPLNHEEVLQAGRDSAAHMGALLGQVLDRI, encoded by the coding sequence GTGAACGCATCAGTTATTCCGGACGACATCCAGGGCGACCCCTTCGCCGCCGCTCGGGCCGCCGCCGCGCGGCTCGGTGAGCTGACGGGGGCCGAGACGCACGACGTGGCCCTGGTGATGGGCTCGGGCTGGGTGCCCGCCGCGGAGGCGCTCGGCACGGCGGACCACGACCTGTCCTTCACGGACCTCCCCGGTTTCCCGCCGCCCGCCGTCGAGGGCCACGCGGGCCGCATCCGCTCGTACAGCGGGCTCGGCGGCAAGCGCGCCCTCGTCTTCCTCGGCCGCACGCACTACTACGAGGGCCGCGGCGTGGACGCGGTCGCGCACAACGTGCGCACCGCGGTGGCCGCCGGGTGCAAGACGATCGTCCTCACCAACGGCTGCGGCGGCCTGCGCGCCGGGATGCGGCCCGGACAGCCGGTGCTGATCAGCGACCACCTCAACCTCACGGCGACCTCGCCCATCCACGGCGCGAACTTCGTGGACCTCACCGACCTCTACTCGCCGCGCCTGCGCGCGCTGTGCAAGGAGATCGACCCCACGCTCGAAGAGGGCGTGTACGTGCAGTTCCGCGGTCCGCACTACGAGACGCCCGCCGAGATCGGCATGGTCCGCGCGATGGGCGGGGACCTCGTCGGCATGTCCACGGTCCTCGAGGCGATCGCCGCGCGCGAGGCGGGGGCCGAGGTGCTCGGCATCTCGCTCGTCACCAACCTCGCCGCCGGCCTCACGGGCGAGCCCCTCAACCACGAGGAGGTCCTCCAGGCGGGCCGCGACTCGGCCGCGCACATGGGGGCGCTGCTCGGTCAGGTCCTCGACCGCATCTGA
- a CDS encoding gamma-glutamylcyclotransferase: MSLYAAYAGNLDARLMTRRAPHSPLRATGWLDGWRLTFGGEHMGWEGALATVVEDPASQVFVALYDIAPPDEEAMDGWEGVGLGIYRRARVRVHTLEGTESSWLYVLNGYEGGLPSARYLGEIADAAESAGAPHDYVMELRKRPC, from the coding sequence ATGTCGCTCTACGCTGCGTACGCAGGCAATCTCGACGCGCGGCTGATGACGCGCCGTGCCCCGCACTCCCCGCTGCGGGCCACCGGCTGGCTCGACGGCTGGCGGCTGACCTTCGGCGGCGAGCACATGGGCTGGGAGGGCGCGCTCGCCACGGTCGTCGAGGACCCGGCCTCGCAGGTCTTCGTGGCGCTGTACGACATCGCGCCGCCCGACGAGGAGGCGATGGACGGCTGGGAGGGCGTCGGCCTCGGCATCTACCGCCGCGCCCGCGTCCGCGTCCACACCCTGGAGGGCACGGAGTCCTCGTGGCTCTACGTGCTGAACGGGTACGAGGGCGGCCTGCCCTCCGCGCGCTACCTCGGCGAGATCGCCGACGCGGCGGAATCGGCGGGGGCACCGCACGACTACGTGATGGAACTGCGCAAGCGTCCCTGCTGA
- a CDS encoding NAD(P)H-quinone dehydrogenase, whose amino-acid sequence MKYVTRIVIIGGGPGGYEAALVGAQLGAEVTVVDCDGLGGASVLTDCVPSKTLIATAEVMTTFDSSYEELGILVADDTPHIDRPARVVGVDLGKVNRRVKRLALAQSHDITASVTRAGARVLRGRGRLEGQQDSDGSRTVVVTAADGSEQRLTADAVLIATGGHPRELPDARPDGERILNWTQVYDLDELPEELIVVGSGVTGAEFAGAYQALGSRVTLVSSRDRVLPGEDPDAAAVLEDVFRRRGMNVMARSRAQAVKRVGDRVEVTLADGRVITGSHCLMAVGAIPNTANIGLEEAGVKLKDSGHVKTDKVSRTSAPGVYAAGDVTGVFALASVAAMQGRIAMYHFLGDAVTPLNLKAVSSNVFTDPEIATVGYSQADVDGGRIDARVVKLPLLRNPRAKMQGIRDGFVKIFCRPGTGVVVGGTVVAPRASELIHPISIAVDNNLTVEQIANAFTVYPSLSGSIAEVARQLHTVKRAEELA is encoded by the coding sequence ATGAAGTACGTGACTCGGATCGTGATTATCGGTGGCGGACCCGGCGGATACGAAGCGGCCCTCGTGGGCGCCCAGCTCGGCGCGGAGGTGACCGTCGTCGACTGCGACGGCCTCGGCGGGGCCTCGGTGCTCACCGACTGCGTGCCTTCGAAGACTCTCATCGCGACCGCCGAGGTGATGACGACCTTCGACTCCTCGTACGAGGAGCTGGGCATCCTCGTCGCCGACGACACCCCCCACATAGACCGCCCGGCGCGCGTCGTCGGGGTCGATCTCGGCAAGGTCAACCGCCGCGTCAAGCGCCTCGCGCTCGCCCAGTCGCACGACATCACCGCCTCCGTCACGCGCGCCGGGGCCCGCGTCCTGCGCGGCCGGGGCCGCCTGGAGGGCCAGCAGGACAGCGACGGCTCCCGCACGGTCGTCGTCACCGCGGCCGACGGCTCCGAGCAGCGCCTCACCGCCGACGCCGTCCTCATCGCGACCGGCGGGCACCCGCGCGAACTGCCCGACGCGCGCCCCGACGGGGAGCGCATCCTCAACTGGACGCAGGTCTACGACCTCGACGAGCTGCCCGAGGAACTCATCGTCGTCGGCTCCGGTGTCACGGGCGCCGAGTTCGCGGGCGCCTACCAGGCGCTCGGCTCGCGCGTCACCCTCGTCTCCTCGCGCGACCGCGTGCTGCCCGGCGAGGACCCCGACGCCGCCGCCGTCCTGGAGGACGTCTTCCGCCGTCGCGGCATGAACGTCATGGCCCGCTCGCGCGCCCAGGCCGTCAAGCGCGTCGGCGACCGCGTCGAGGTCACGCTCGCGGACGGCCGCGTCATCACGGGCTCGCACTGCCTCATGGCGGTCGGCGCGATCCCGAACACGGCGAACATCGGGCTGGAGGAGGCCGGGGTCAAGCTCAAGGACTCCGGGCACGTCAAGACCGACAAGGTCTCCCGCACGAGCGCCCCCGGCGTCTACGCGGCCGGCGACGTCACCGGCGTCTTCGCGCTCGCCTCCGTCGCCGCGATGCAGGGCCGCATCGCGATGTACCACTTCCTCGGCGACGCGGTCACCCCGCTCAACCTCAAGGCCGTCTCGTCGAACGTCTTCACGGACCCCGAGATCGCCACGGTCGGCTACAGCCAGGCCGACGTGGACGGCGGCCGTATCGACGCGCGCGTCGTGAAGCTCCCGCTGCTGCGCAACCCGCGCGCCAAGATGCAGGGCATCCGCGACGGATTCGTCAAGATCTTCTGCCGCCCGGGGACCGGCGTCGTCGTCGGCGGTACGGTCGTCGCCCCCCGCGCGAGTGAACTCATTCACCCCATCTCGATCGCTGTGGACAACAATCTGACCGTGGAACAGATCGCTAACGCGTTCACTGTGTACCCGTCGCTGTCCGGTTCGATCGCCGAGGTGGCCCGTCAGCTCCACACCGTCAAGCGCGCGGAGGAGCTGGCCTGA
- a CDS encoding DeoR/GlpR family DNA-binding transcription regulator, producing MILEMVRANGAVSLRELARVVQTSEVTVRRDVRALEAEGLLDRRHGGAVLPGGFARETGFPQKTHLASAEKAAIAELAAEFVEPGEAVVIGAGTTTQELARRLARVAGLTVVTNSLLVAQALAHANRVEVVMTGGTLRGTDYALVGSGAEQSLQGLRVSRAFLSGSGLTSDRGLSTANMLSASVDRALVQSAAEVVVLADHTKLGTDTMFQTVAPDLITRLVTDEPAPGEERAATELQALADQGVHISLAGPHAPAPRPRTRDVGLPGQRRAQPPTRPHTHRPPGTAGAMGEQGGAGQGERGRAVDAHRR from the coding sequence ATGATCCTTGAAATGGTGCGCGCCAACGGAGCCGTCTCGCTCCGGGAACTGGCCCGCGTCGTCCAGACCTCTGAAGTGACCGTACGGCGGGACGTGCGGGCGCTCGAAGCGGAAGGACTGCTCGATCGCAGGCACGGGGGCGCCGTGCTCCCCGGTGGCTTCGCGCGCGAGACCGGCTTCCCGCAGAAGACCCATCTCGCGTCGGCCGAGAAGGCCGCGATCGCCGAACTCGCGGCCGAGTTCGTCGAGCCCGGCGAGGCCGTCGTGATCGGCGCCGGGACCACGACGCAGGAGCTGGCCCGCCGCCTCGCGCGCGTCGCCGGTCTCACCGTCGTGACCAACTCCCTCCTCGTCGCCCAGGCCCTCGCGCACGCCAACCGTGTCGAGGTCGTCATGACCGGGGGCACCCTGCGCGGCACCGACTACGCCCTCGTCGGCAGCGGGGCCGAGCAGTCCCTCCAGGGCCTGCGCGTCTCGCGCGCGTTCCTCTCGGGCAGCGGTCTCACCTCGGACCGCGGCCTGTCCACCGCCAACATGCTCTCGGCGAGCGTCGACCGGGCGCTCGTCCAGTCGGCCGCCGAGGTCGTCGTCCTCGCCGACCACACCAAGCTCGGCACCGACACCATGTTCCAGACCGTGGCGCCCGACCTCATCACCCGCCTCGTCACCGACGAGCCGGCCCCCGGCGAGGAGCGCGCGGCGACGGAGTTGCAGGCCCTCGCCGACCAGGGCGTGCACATCTCCCTCGCGGGCCCGCACGCCCCCGCGCCCCGTCCCCGCACCCGCGACGTCGGCCTCCCGGGCCAGCGCCGCGCCCAGCCCCCGACCCGCCCCCACACCCACCGCCCCCCGGGCACGGCGGGCGCCATGGGCGAGCAGGGCGGGGCGGGACAGGGGGAGCGCGGCAGGGCGGTGGACGCGCACCGGCGGTAA
- a CDS encoding DUF4328 domain-containing protein — protein MSFALSGSAAAPRFARVALPARFLVGALGAVVLARLVLLVWELRLHAGPRPPAPPGDADEGYHRVPTGLEEQYHYLGLLTILTLVVCAAGFMYWLQAMRDNADILAPEAQRHSRPWLWFSWIVPGISFWFPRDVVVDIWRAAAPRGGNPAERRTPWWINAWWLLLLAAAAMLLITENLRDDGQPEADLVHDAFRSVLATDVLLVAAAVLAIVLVLRMTRDQEARTRA, from the coding sequence ATGAGCTTCGCCCTGTCCGGCAGCGCCGCCGCCCCCCGTTTCGCGCGGGTGGCGCTCCCCGCGCGGTTCCTGGTCGGGGCTCTGGGGGCGGTGGTGCTCGCGCGGCTCGTGCTCCTCGTCTGGGAGTTGCGCCTGCACGCGGGTCCGCGTCCGCCCGCGCCGCCCGGCGACGCGGACGAGGGGTACCACCGGGTCCCCACGGGCCTGGAGGAGCAGTACCACTACCTCGGCCTGCTCACGATCCTGACGCTCGTCGTCTGCGCCGCCGGCTTCATGTACTGGCTCCAGGCGATGCGGGACAACGCCGACATCCTCGCCCCCGAGGCGCAGCGCCACTCGCGCCCGTGGTTGTGGTTCTCGTGGATCGTCCCCGGGATCTCCTTCTGGTTCCCGCGCGACGTCGTCGTGGACATCTGGCGCGCGGCGGCCCCCCGCGGCGGGAACCCGGCGGAGCGCCGCACCCCGTGGTGGATCAACGCGTGGTGGCTGCTCCTGCTGGCCGCCGCCGCGATGCTCCTCATCACGGAGAACCTGCGCGACGACGGGCAGCCCGAGGCCGACCTGGTCCACGACGCCTTCCGCAGCGTGCTGGCCACCGACGTCCTCCTCGTCGCCGCCGCCGTCCTCGCGATCGTCCTCGTCCTGCGGATGACCCGCGACCAGGAGGCCCGGACCAGGGCCTGA
- a CDS encoding acetyl/propionyl/methylcrotonyl-CoA carboxylase subunit alpha, with protein MRKVLIANRGEIAVRVARACRDAGIGSVAVYAEPDRDAPHVRAADEAYALGGDTPATSYLDIAKVLHAAAESGADAVHPGYGFLSENAEFAQAVLDAGLTWIGPPPAAIRDLGDKVAARHIAQRAGAPLVAGTPDPVSGAEEVVAFAREHGLPIAIKAAFGGGGRGLKVARTLEEVPELYDSAVREAVVSFGRGECFVERYLDRPRHVETQCLADQHGNVVVVSTRDCSLQRRHQKLVEEAPAPFLSEAQVAELYSASKAILKEAGYVGAGTVEFLVGNDGTISFLEVNTRLQVEHPVTEEVSGIDLVREMFRIADGEELGYDDPALRGHSFEFRINGEDPGRGFLPAPGTVTLFAPPSGPGVRLDAGVESGTVIGPAWDSLLAKLIVTGRTRKEALERAARALADFRVEGMATAIPFHRAVVKDPAFAPELTGSTDPFTIHTRWIETQFVNDIKPFAAPADGSADDEDRENIVVEVGGKRLEVSLPARLGMSLARTGLAAGAKPKRRAARKSGPAASGDTLASPMQGTIVKVAVEEGQEVKEGDLIVVLEAMKMEQPLTAHRSGTVKGLDVAVGASLSSGTVICEIKD; from the coding sequence GTGCGCAAGGTGCTCATCGCCAACCGCGGTGAAATCGCCGTTCGTGTCGCCCGGGCCTGCCGGGACGCGGGCATCGGCAGCGTCGCGGTGTACGCGGAGCCGGACCGGGACGCGCCGCACGTGCGCGCGGCCGACGAGGCGTACGCGCTGGGCGGTGACACGCCCGCGACGAGCTACCTCGACATCGCGAAGGTGCTGCACGCCGCCGCCGAGTCCGGTGCCGACGCCGTGCACCCCGGGTACGGCTTCCTCTCCGAGAACGCCGAGTTCGCCCAGGCCGTCCTCGACGCCGGGCTCACCTGGATCGGCCCGCCCCCCGCCGCGATCCGCGACCTCGGCGACAAGGTCGCCGCGCGCCACATCGCCCAGCGCGCCGGTGCCCCGCTCGTCGCGGGCACGCCCGACCCGGTCTCGGGCGCCGAGGAGGTCGTGGCCTTCGCGCGGGAGCACGGGCTCCCCATCGCGATCAAGGCGGCCTTCGGCGGCGGCGGTCGCGGCCTCAAGGTCGCCCGCACGCTCGAAGAGGTCCCCGAGCTGTACGACTCGGCGGTGCGCGAGGCCGTCGTGTCCTTCGGGCGCGGCGAGTGCTTCGTCGAGCGCTACCTCGACCGCCCCCGGCACGTCGAGACGCAGTGCCTCGCCGACCAGCACGGCAACGTCGTCGTCGTCTCGACCCGCGACTGCTCGCTCCAGCGCCGCCACCAGAAGCTCGTCGAGGAGGCGCCCGCGCCGTTCCTCAGCGAGGCGCAGGTCGCCGAGCTCTACAGCGCCTCGAAGGCGATCCTCAAGGAGGCCGGCTACGTCGGCGCGGGGACCGTCGAGTTCCTCGTCGGCAACGACGGCACGATCTCCTTCCTGGAGGTCAACACACGCCTCCAGGTCGAGCACCCGGTGACCGAGGAGGTCTCGGGCATCGACCTGGTGCGCGAGATGTTCCGCATCGCCGACGGCGAGGAACTGGGCTACGACGACCCCGCGCTGCGCGGCCACTCCTTCGAGTTCCGGATCAACGGCGAGGACCCGGGACGCGGCTTCCTGCCCGCCCCCGGCACGGTCACGCTCTTCGCGCCGCCGAGCGGCCCCGGCGTGCGCCTGGACGCGGGCGTCGAGTCCGGCACGGTCATCGGCCCCGCGTGGGACTCGCTCCTCGCGAAGCTGATCGTCACGGGCCGCACCCGCAAGGAGGCCCTGGAGCGCGCCGCGCGCGCCCTCGCGGACTTCCGCGTCGAGGGCATGGCCACGGCGATCCCCTTCCACCGCGCCGTCGTCAAGGACCCGGCCTTCGCGCCCGAACTGACCGGCTCCACGGACCCGTTCACGATCCACACCCGCTGGATCGAGACCCAGTTCGTCAACGACATCAAGCCCTTCGCGGCCCCGGCCGACGGCTCCGCCGACGACGAGGACCGCGAGAACATCGTCGTCGAGGTCGGCGGCAAGCGCCTGGAGGTCTCCCTCCCGGCCCGCCTCGGCATGTCCCTCGCCCGTACGGGCCTCGCGGCCGGTGCCAAGCCGAAGCGCCGCGCGGCCCGCAAGAGCGGCCCGGCCGCCTCGGGCGACACGCTCGCCTCGCCGATGCAGGGCACGATCGTGAAGGTCGCCGTCGAGGAGGGCCAGGAGGTCAAGGAGGGCGACCTGATCGTGGTCCTGGAGGCCATGAAGATGGAGCAGCCCCTGACGGCCCACCGCTCGGGCACGGTCAAGGGCCTCGACGTCGCGGTCGGCGCCTCGCTCAGCTCGGGCACGGTCATCTGCGAGATCAAGGACTGA